From one Stigmatella erecta genomic stretch:
- a CDS encoding ABC transporter ATP-binding protein, translating into MARIELRGVAHAYGPAPTSDKDYALRPLELTWEDGGAYALLGPSGCGKTTLLNIISGLLRPSRGQVLINGVDVTAAPPQERNIAQVFQFPVIYDTMTVAENLAFPLRNRGLGKAETQARVEEVAGLLELTPDLRRRASGLSADMRQRISLGRGLVRKDVAAILLDEPLTVIDPHVKWLLRRKLKQVHESLRVTLVYVTHDQVEALTLADQVVVMNGGRVVQVGTPQELFERPADTFVGYFIGSPGMNLLPCTLEEGGAVVEGQRVPLAPETCAKARADGGELKLGIRPEFLRRVPEGTPSAVRVEVTQVENLGRHQLATARLGTQVLKVRLAEEEHLSAGESCWLEFPGQWTTLYAGGRAVP; encoded by the coding sequence ATGGCCCGAATTGAGCTGCGCGGGGTGGCCCACGCGTATGGGCCTGCCCCCACGTCCGACAAGGACTACGCCCTGAGGCCGTTGGAGCTCACCTGGGAGGACGGCGGGGCGTACGCCCTGCTGGGCCCGTCGGGGTGTGGCAAGACGACGCTCCTCAACATCATCTCCGGCCTGCTGCGCCCCTCGCGGGGCCAGGTACTCATCAACGGCGTGGACGTGACGGCCGCGCCGCCCCAGGAGCGCAACATCGCCCAGGTGTTCCAGTTCCCGGTCATCTACGACACGATGACGGTGGCGGAGAACCTGGCCTTCCCGCTGCGCAACCGGGGCCTGGGCAAGGCCGAGACGCAGGCGCGGGTGGAGGAGGTGGCGGGCCTGCTGGAGCTGACCCCGGACCTGCGGCGCCGGGCGAGCGGCCTGTCCGCGGACATGCGGCAGCGCATCTCGCTGGGGCGCGGGCTGGTGCGCAAGGACGTGGCGGCCATCCTCCTGGACGAGCCCCTCACGGTCATCGACCCGCACGTGAAGTGGCTGCTGCGCCGCAAGCTCAAGCAGGTGCACGAGAGCCTCCGGGTGACGCTCGTGTACGTGACGCACGACCAGGTGGAGGCGCTGACGCTGGCGGACCAGGTGGTGGTGATGAACGGCGGGCGGGTGGTGCAGGTGGGCACGCCGCAGGAGCTGTTCGAGCGCCCGGCGGACACCTTCGTCGGCTACTTCATCGGCAGCCCGGGCATGAACCTGCTGCCGTGTACGCTGGAAGAGGGCGGCGCGGTGGTGGAAGGCCAGCGCGTGCCGCTGGCGCCGGAGACGTGCGCGAAGGCGCGGGCGGACGGGGGCGAGCTGAAGCTGGGCATCCGCCCGGAGTTCCTGCGCCGGGTGCCGGAGGGCACGCCGTCCGCGGTGCGCGTGGAGGTGACGCAGGTGGAGAACCTGGGCCGGCACCAGCTCGCCACGGCGAGGCTGGGCACGCAGGTGCTCAAGGTGCGGTTGGCGGAAGAGGAGCACCTGTCGGCGGGCGAGAGCTGCTGGCTGGAGTTCCCGGGGCAGTGGACGACACTCTATGCGGGCGGCCGGGCCGTTCCCTGA
- a CDS encoding ABC transporter ATP-binding protein encodes MKHGIELDNVTRMVGGEMHLADIQLALEPGSFNILLGRTRAGKTSLLRLMAGLDRPTSGTIRFNGVDVTRWDVRRREVAMVYQQFVNYPSLTVYENIASPLRLAGKLGTPEIDKRVRETAAVLRLEPFLQRLPAELSGGQQQRTAMARALVKDAPLLLLDEPLANLDYKLREELRTEMRQIFRDRPAVIVYATTEPTEALLLGGRTSVLHEGRLLQTGATLDVYQAPATEQVGQVFSDPQMSLWNVEVAGTEVRLSPELAFPLSGHLKALAPGPYRLGLRAHHLRLAPASGSDIRLPVHVEVEEISGSETLIHATHGRHSLSAQVEGVHRHPFGAALNLFFSPARMFAFGPDGRLVAAPPAPREGAHGPN; translated from the coding sequence TTGAAGCACGGCATCGAGCTCGACAACGTCACGCGGATGGTCGGCGGGGAGATGCACCTGGCGGACATCCAGCTGGCGTTGGAACCTGGTTCATTCAACATCTTGCTGGGCCGGACGCGGGCGGGAAAAACCTCGCTCCTGCGCCTGATGGCGGGGCTGGACCGGCCCACCTCGGGCACCATCCGCTTCAACGGCGTGGACGTGACGCGCTGGGACGTGCGCCGCCGCGAGGTGGCCATGGTGTACCAGCAGTTCGTCAACTACCCCTCGCTCACCGTGTACGAGAACATCGCCTCGCCCCTGCGGCTGGCCGGCAAGCTGGGCACGCCGGAGATCGACAAGCGGGTGCGGGAGACGGCCGCGGTGCTGCGCCTGGAGCCCTTCCTGCAGCGGCTGCCCGCGGAGCTGAGCGGAGGCCAGCAGCAGCGCACGGCCATGGCGCGCGCGCTGGTGAAGGACGCGCCGCTGCTGCTCCTGGACGAGCCCCTGGCCAACCTGGACTACAAGCTGCGCGAGGAGCTGCGCACGGAGATGCGGCAGATCTTCCGGGACCGCCCCGCCGTCATCGTCTACGCGACCACCGAGCCCACCGAGGCCCTGCTCCTGGGCGGCCGCACCAGCGTGCTGCACGAGGGGCGGCTGCTCCAGACGGGCGCCACCCTGGACGTGTACCAGGCGCCCGCCACGGAGCAGGTCGGCCAGGTGTTCAGCGATCCGCAGATGAGCCTGTGGAACGTGGAGGTGGCCGGCACCGAGGTGCGGCTCTCCCCCGAGCTGGCCTTCCCGCTCTCGGGCCACCTGAAGGCGCTGGCGCCCGGGCCGTACCGCCTGGGGCTGCGGGCGCACCACCTGCGGCTCGCCCCGGCGTCGGGCTCGGACATCCGCCTGCCAGTGCACGTGGAGGTGGAGGAGATCAGCGGCTCCGAGACGCTCATCCACGCCACGCACGGGCGCCACTCGCTCTCCGCGCAGGTCGAAGGCGTGCACCGGCACCCGTTCGGCGCGGCGTTGAACCTCTTCTTCTCCCCAGCCCGGATGTTCGCATTCGGTCCGGACGGCCGCCTCGTGGCCGCGCCGCCTGCCCCGAGGGAGGGCGCGCATGGCCCGAATTGA
- a CDS encoding AmpG family muropeptide MFS transporter, translating to MSSPSVLSALRNPRVLLMFALGFSSGLPLYLTGSTLSAWMKNEGVSLKTIGIFSLVGFSYTFKFAWAPLMDRYYPPFLGRRRGWLLITQVLLGIALVFMGQVDPSRQTVLMASLAALVAFLSASQDIVADAYRTDLLSDEDRSLGVTTFTLGYRVGMIFAMAVALTLSDLIGWTSTYAVMGALMAVGVATTLLSPEPQATHRPLSLVASVVEPLVDFFQRHRVGTPAATAAHAARSALQKGASAVWRYRLALGTLLFIVLFRVGDAVAFRMTTPFTLELGFSNTELGVIQKFVGMAGAIAGAVLGGVLVVKLGIKRSLLLFGSAQALTNLLYIALAARGKDPLFLALTVGADNFTGGMGSAAMTVFITALCNRSFSATQYALLSSLSAVPMHLMGAASGFLAESMGWAGFFSFTTVAMAPALLVLLFLPRELGRTPHPEAALEQLTHPTPAPEVNAELASTAKKG from the coding sequence ATGTCCTCTCCCTCCGTCCTGTCCGCGCTGAGAAACCCTCGCGTCTTGTTGATGTTCGCCCTGGGCTTCTCGTCCGGCCTGCCGCTGTACCTGACGGGCAGCACGCTCTCGGCCTGGATGAAGAACGAGGGGGTGTCGCTGAAGACCATCGGCATCTTCTCCCTGGTGGGCTTCTCCTACACCTTCAAGTTCGCCTGGGCGCCGCTGATGGACCGCTACTACCCGCCCTTCCTGGGGCGGCGGCGGGGGTGGCTGCTCATCACCCAGGTGCTGCTCGGCATCGCCCTCGTCTTCATGGGGCAGGTGGACCCCAGCCGCCAGACCGTGCTCATGGCGAGCCTGGCGGCGCTGGTGGCCTTCCTGTCCGCCAGCCAGGACATCGTCGCGGATGCGTACCGCACGGACCTGCTCTCCGACGAGGACCGCTCGCTGGGCGTCACCACCTTCACCCTCGGCTACCGCGTGGGGATGATCTTCGCCATGGCGGTGGCGCTGACGCTCTCGGACCTCATCGGCTGGACGTCCACGTACGCCGTCATGGGCGCGCTCATGGCCGTGGGCGTGGCCACCACGCTGCTCTCCCCCGAGCCGCAGGCCACCCACCGGCCGCTCTCCCTGGTCGCCTCGGTGGTCGAGCCGCTCGTGGACTTCTTCCAGCGGCACCGGGTGGGCACCCCCGCCGCCACGGCGGCGCACGCGGCCCGCTCCGCCCTCCAGAAGGGCGCCTCGGCCGTCTGGCGCTACCGGCTGGCGCTGGGCACGCTGCTCTTCATCGTCCTGTTCCGCGTGGGGGACGCGGTGGCCTTCCGGATGACCACGCCCTTCACCCTGGAGCTGGGCTTCAGCAACACGGAGCTGGGCGTCATCCAGAAGTTCGTGGGCATGGCGGGCGCCATCGCCGGGGCCGTGCTGGGCGGGGTGCTGGTGGTGAAGCTGGGCATCAAGCGCAGCCTGCTGCTCTTCGGCTCGGCCCAGGCGCTCACCAACCTGCTCTACATCGCGCTCGCGGCGCGGGGAAAGGACCCTCTCTTCCTGGCGCTCACCGTGGGCGCCGACAACTTCACCGGAGGCATGGGCAGCGCCGCGATGACCGTGTTCATCACCGCCCTGTGCAACCGGAGCTTCTCCGCCACCCAGTACGCGCTGCTCTCCAGCCTGTCCGCCGTCCCCATGCACCTCATGGGCGCCGCCTCGGGCTTCCTCGCCGAGTCCATGGGCTGGGCGGGCTTCTTCTCCTTCACCACGGTGGCCATGGCCCCCGCGCTCCTCGTGCTCCTGTTCCTGCCGCGCGAGCTGGGCCGCACGCCCCACCCCGAGGCCGCCCTGGAGCAGCTCACCCACCCCACGCCCGCGCCCGAGGTGAACGCGGAGCTGGCCAGCACCGCCAAGAAGGGCTGA
- a CDS encoding S-methyl-5'-thioadenosine phosphorylase — translation MPSSPVLGIIGGSGLYQIDGLTDVTWRKVSSPFGEPSDALCFGTLEGQPVVFLPRHGRGHRIPPSELNFRANIDALKRSGVTDLLSLSAVGSLREDVPPGTFVLVDQFIDRTFARQKSFFGTGCVAHVSMARPVCARLGEAVAKAAEGTGLSLRRGGTYLVMEGPQFSSLAESELYRSWKCDVIGMTNMPEAKLAREAELCYASVAMVTDFDCWHPGHDDVTVQQILSILHGNAGLARALVKRVAPLLSGHAGPCRQGCQTALDTALITAPEARDPALLQLLDAVAGRVLRR, via the coding sequence ATGCCCTCCTCCCCCGTCCTCGGCATCATCGGCGGCAGCGGCCTCTACCAGATTGACGGCTTGACGGATGTCACCTGGCGCAAGGTGTCCTCGCCCTTCGGCGAGCCCTCGGATGCGCTGTGCTTCGGCACCCTGGAGGGCCAGCCGGTGGTGTTCCTGCCCCGGCACGGCCGGGGCCACCGGATTCCCCCCTCGGAGCTGAACTTCCGCGCGAACATCGACGCGCTCAAGCGCAGCGGCGTTACCGATCTCCTCTCGCTGTCCGCCGTGGGCAGCCTGCGCGAGGACGTGCCGCCGGGCACCTTCGTCCTGGTGGATCAGTTCATCGACCGCACCTTCGCCCGCCAGAAGAGCTTCTTCGGCACCGGGTGCGTGGCCCACGTCTCCATGGCCCGGCCCGTCTGCGCCCGGCTCGGGGAGGCGGTGGCGAAGGCGGCCGAGGGGACCGGCCTTTCCCTGCGGCGCGGCGGCACCTACCTGGTGATGGAGGGGCCCCAGTTCTCCTCGCTCGCCGAGAGCGAGCTGTACCGGAGCTGGAAGTGCGACGTCATCGGCATGACCAACATGCCGGAGGCCAAGCTCGCCCGGGAAGCGGAGCTTTGTTACGCGAGCGTGGCCATGGTGACGGACTTCGACTGCTGGCACCCGGGCCATGACGACGTCACCGTCCAGCAGATCCTCTCGATCCTCCACGGCAACGCGGGGCTCGCCCGCGCGCTCGTCAAACGCGTGGCCCCCCTGCTGTCCGGGCACGCGGGCCCCTGCCGCCAGGGCTGCCAGACGGCCCTGGACACCGCCCTCATCACCGCCCCCGAGGCACGCGACCCGGCCCTGCTCCAGCTTCTGGATGCCGTGGCGGGCCGGGTGCTGCGGCGCTAA
- the mtnA gene encoding S-methyl-5-thioribose-1-phosphate isomerase translates to MKVHEQPMRTIWVEPDGASVGIIDQTRLPHAFVTARLTTLEEVAHAIRSMQVRGAPLIGAAAAYGLCLALRGKASDEALARAHALLLATRPTAVNLRWALDEMRRALQPLPPQQRLQAAYRRAAALCDEDVALNRSIGTHGVPLLEAAWAKKGQRGRINVLTHCNAGWLATVDWGTALAPVYLAHDAGLPVHVWVDETRPRNQGASLTAWELGQHGVPHTVIADNVGGHLMQHGEVDLCIVGTDRTTARGDVANKIGTYLKALAAQDNGVPFYVALPSPTIDWTLEDGVRDIPIEQREGTELTHISGRLASGEVVSVHVTAPGSPVANYGFDVTPARLVTGLVTERGVCAASSEGLLSLFPERRAPRATGT, encoded by the coding sequence ATGAAGGTTCATGAGCAGCCCATGCGCACGATCTGGGTCGAGCCCGATGGTGCCTCCGTGGGCATCATCGATCAGACCCGCCTGCCCCATGCCTTCGTGACGGCCCGGCTCACCACGCTGGAGGAGGTGGCCCACGCCATCCGCTCCATGCAGGTCCGGGGCGCCCCGCTCATTGGCGCCGCCGCCGCGTATGGGCTCTGCCTCGCGCTGCGCGGGAAGGCCTCGGACGAGGCGCTGGCCCGGGCCCATGCGCTGCTGCTGGCCACCCGGCCCACCGCCGTCAACCTGCGCTGGGCCCTGGACGAGATGCGCCGCGCCCTCCAGCCCCTGCCCCCGCAGCAGCGGCTTCAGGCCGCCTACCGGCGCGCCGCCGCCCTGTGTGATGAGGACGTGGCCCTCAACCGGAGCATCGGCACCCACGGCGTGCCCCTGCTGGAGGCCGCCTGGGCGAAGAAGGGCCAGCGCGGGCGCATCAACGTCCTCACCCACTGCAACGCGGGGTGGCTGGCCACGGTGGACTGGGGCACGGCCCTGGCCCCCGTGTACCTGGCCCACGACGCGGGCCTGCCCGTTCACGTCTGGGTGGACGAGACGCGGCCCCGCAACCAGGGCGCCAGCCTCACCGCCTGGGAGCTGGGCCAGCACGGCGTCCCGCACACCGTCATCGCCGACAACGTGGGCGGCCACCTCATGCAGCACGGCGAGGTGGACCTGTGCATCGTCGGCACGGACCGCACCACCGCCCGGGGCGATGTGGCCAACAAGATTGGCACCTACCTGAAGGCGCTGGCGGCCCAGGACAACGGCGTGCCCTTCTACGTGGCGCTGCCCTCCCCCACCATCGACTGGACCCTGGAGGATGGCGTCCGGGACATCCCCATCGAGCAGCGGGAGGGCACCGAGCTGACCCACATCAGTGGCCGGCTCGCCTCGGGCGAGGTGGTGTCCGTGCACGTCACCGCGCCCGGCAGCCCCGTGGCCAACTACGGCTTCGACGTGACGCCCGCGCGGCTCGTGACGGGGCTCGTCACCGAGCGCGGGGTGTGCGCGGCCTCGTCCGAGGGCCTGCTGTCGCTCTTTCCCGAGCGGCGCGCGCCGAGGGCCACCGGCACGTGA
- a CDS encoding class II aldolase/adducin family protein translates to MISTARRMNASGLNQGTSGNLGVRVEGGLLITPSGMDYGALVPEDLVFLRFDGSPEGRRVPSTEWRFHRDILEARPEVNAVLHAHSMFCTTLACLHRPIPAFHYMVAKAGGSSIRCAPYATFGTEALSRHAVAALEGRKACLLANHGMIAVGASLSAAYALAVEVETLAAMYWRALQLGEPVLLDEAEMAVVLEKFKTYGHPPAPA, encoded by the coding sequence ATGATCTCCACCGCGCGGCGGATGAACGCCTCCGGGCTCAACCAGGGCACCTCCGGCAACCTCGGCGTGCGCGTGGAGGGCGGCCTGCTTATCACCCCCTCGGGGATGGACTACGGCGCGCTCGTGCCCGAGGACCTCGTCTTCCTGCGCTTCGATGGCAGCCCCGAGGGGCGCCGCGTGCCCTCCACCGAGTGGCGCTTCCACCGGGACATCCTGGAGGCCCGGCCCGAGGTGAACGCGGTGCTGCACGCGCACTCCATGTTCTGCACGACGCTTGCGTGCCTCCACCGCCCCATCCCCGCCTTCCATTACATGGTGGCCAAGGCCGGGGGCAGCTCCATCCGCTGCGCCCCGTACGCCACCTTCGGCACCGAGGCGCTGTCCCGCCACGCCGTGGCCGCCCTGGAGGGGCGCAAGGCGTGCCTCCTGGCCAACCACGGAATGATCGCCGTGGGCGCAAGCCTCTCTGCGGCCTATGCGCTCGCCGTCGAGGTGGAGACCCTGGCCGCCATGTACTGGCGGGCGCTCCAACTCGGCGAGCCCGTGCTGCTCGACGAGGCCGAGATGGCCGTGGTGCTGGAGAAGTTCAAGACGTACGGCCACCCGCCGGCCCCGGCCTGA
- a CDS encoding cation diffusion facilitator family transporter, producing MKTAEPFDLPPEKMKALGRAKRWEWISLGYLVSAVAGIYVTLGNSQAMKAAWLEDLLSLIPPLAFLIGGRVCRRKPNGEFPYGYHRATTIAYLVGSLALLLMGLYLFTDSVMKLIQAEHPTIGSVKLFGEVVWLGWPMLLALLWSGVPVVLLGRLKLPLAEQLHDKVLYADAMMNKADWLTSGAAILGVLGIGLGFWWADAVAAGLISVDIFHDGQKHLRAALGDLMDRAPRTLDYKHPVELPERIRHTVESLDWVECAQVRVREDGHVFYADVELVPRPGTEHLVQRLTHATRDLKRLDWRLHEVLLVPVERLARPV from the coding sequence ATGAAGACCGCGGAGCCGTTCGACCTGCCCCCCGAGAAGATGAAGGCCCTGGGCCGGGCGAAGCGCTGGGAGTGGATCTCCCTGGGCTACCTCGTGTCCGCCGTCGCGGGCATCTATGTCACGCTGGGCAACTCGCAGGCGATGAAGGCCGCGTGGCTGGAGGACCTGCTGAGCCTCATTCCCCCCCTGGCGTTCCTCATCGGGGGGCGGGTGTGCCGCCGGAAGCCCAACGGCGAGTTCCCCTACGGCTATCACCGGGCCACCACCATCGCGTACCTGGTGGGCTCGCTGGCGCTGCTGCTGATGGGGCTCTACCTCTTCACCGACTCGGTGATGAAGCTGATTCAAGCGGAGCACCCCACCATCGGCTCGGTGAAGCTCTTCGGAGAGGTGGTGTGGCTGGGCTGGCCCATGCTGCTCGCCCTGCTCTGGAGCGGGGTGCCGGTGGTGCTCCTGGGCCGGCTCAAGCTGCCGCTGGCCGAGCAGCTTCACGACAAGGTGCTGTACGCGGATGCGATGATGAACAAGGCGGACTGGCTGACCTCAGGCGCGGCCATCCTGGGCGTGCTGGGCATCGGCCTGGGCTTCTGGTGGGCGGACGCGGTGGCCGCGGGCCTCATCTCCGTGGACATCTTCCACGATGGGCAGAAGCACCTGCGCGCGGCGCTGGGCGACCTGATGGACCGGGCGCCGCGGACGCTGGACTACAAGCACCCGGTGGAGCTGCCCGAGCGCATCCGCCACACGGTGGAGTCGCTGGACTGGGTGGAGTGCGCCCAGGTGCGGGTGCGGGAGGATGGCCACGTGTTCTACGCGGACGTGGAGCTGGTGCCCCGGCCGGGCACGGAGCACCTCGTCCAGCGGCTCACCCATGCCACGCGGGATTTGAAGCGGCTGGACTGGCGGCTGCATGAGGTGCTGCTCGTTCCGGTGGAGCGCTTGGCCCGTCCCGTCTGA
- a CDS encoding substrate-binding periplasmic protein, producing the protein MRGVGVRAVGVLAVLVLGIGCGLPRDPNGTLERVRGGTLRAGVVERPPFTLAGPGAPSGVEATLVEELARSLGATVEWTVGTEPRLMEALKHRKLDLVVGGISADTPYAAHVALSRPYLSARLTVGAPAGEAVPRELKGHPVAVEPGHAAIALLEEEGAVPQPTPQVHAAPGLRAGFDWQLEAWGYTAGEATLKTEEVLVVAAPGENAWLRQVDLFLHEQAARARERLVQSARGGAR; encoded by the coding sequence ATGCGTGGGGTAGGGGTGAGGGCGGTGGGGGTGCTGGCGGTGCTCGTCCTGGGCATCGGCTGCGGCCTGCCGAGAGATCCCAACGGCACGCTGGAGCGGGTGCGGGGAGGCACCCTCCGGGCGGGGGTGGTGGAGCGGCCGCCCTTCACCCTGGCCGGCCCAGGAGCGCCCTCCGGCGTGGAGGCCACCCTGGTGGAGGAGCTGGCCCGCTCCCTGGGCGCCACGGTGGAGTGGACCGTGGGCACCGAGCCCCGGCTGATGGAGGCCTTGAAGCACCGGAAGCTCGATCTGGTCGTGGGAGGCATCTCCGCGGACACGCCCTACGCCGCGCACGTGGCCCTGAGCCGGCCCTACCTGAGCGCGCGGCTCACCGTGGGCGCCCCGGCGGGCGAGGCCGTCCCCCGCGAGCTGAAGGGCCACCCCGTGGCGGTGGAGCCGGGCCATGCGGCCATCGCGCTCCTGGAGGAGGAGGGGGCCGTGCCCCAGCCCACGCCCCAGGTGCACGCGGCACCGGGCCTGCGCGCGGGGTTCGACTGGCAACTGGAGGCGTGGGGTTACACGGCGGGCGAGGCGACGCTGAAGACCGAGGAGGTGCTGGTGGTGGCGGCCCCGGGCGAGAACGCGTGGCTGCGGCAGGTGGACCTCTTCCTGCACGAGCAGGCCGCCCGGGCCCGGGAGCGGCTGGTTCAGTCCGCGCGAGGGGGGGCGCGATGA
- a CDS encoding LysR family transcriptional regulator — protein MRAVPPRKLPRHLIWLEAFAAAVEAGSLEGAAEHLGVARSVVSEHLRALEQSLGDGEPLLERGPGRKLQLTPRGRRLYAGTQTPLHQLNLKRLRDLTSTEPSLRLGLNHTLSNMLLGDIARDAAQASIKLEIGFGGPFELVREAQTRQRDLVVGFTPLPPHRGVEAESLLSLPFVVLAGPDSALARPARSGQALHVSELEGQPFVDWLQDDPYGGANSARFANHDVTVREVARVESFLHLFDVLRAFRQACAITPDLRPVHPFPPDLHVWPLQEEQSQVVEVVALWPSGALSAEARLVLKGLKQRLTQRRKSE, from the coding sequence ATGCGGGCCGTGCCCCCGCGCAAGCTCCCCCGACACCTCATCTGGCTGGAGGCCTTCGCGGCCGCGGTCGAGGCCGGCAGCCTGGAGGGGGCCGCCGAGCACCTGGGCGTGGCCCGCTCCGTGGTGAGCGAGCACCTGCGCGCGCTCGAGCAGTCCCTGGGCGATGGAGAGCCGCTGCTGGAGCGCGGCCCCGGGCGCAAGCTCCAGCTCACCCCCCGCGGCCGGCGGCTCTACGCGGGCACGCAGACGCCGCTGCACCAGCTCAACCTCAAGCGGCTCCGGGATTTGACGAGCACCGAGCCCAGCCTGCGGCTCGGCCTCAACCACACGCTCTCCAACATGCTCCTGGGGGACATCGCCCGGGATGCCGCCCAGGCCTCCATCAAGCTGGAGATTGGCTTCGGGGGCCCCTTCGAGCTGGTGCGCGAGGCGCAGACCCGGCAGAGGGACCTCGTCGTGGGCTTCACCCCGCTGCCCCCGCACCGGGGCGTGGAGGCCGAGTCCCTGCTGAGCCTTCCCTTCGTGGTGCTGGCCGGCCCCGACAGCGCCCTGGCCCGCCCGGCCCGCTCCGGCCAGGCGCTCCACGTGAGCGAGCTGGAGGGCCAGCCCTTCGTGGACTGGCTTCAGGACGACCCCTACGGCGGCGCCAACAGCGCCCGCTTCGCCAACCATGACGTGACGGTGCGCGAGGTGGCCCGCGTGGAGAGCTTTCTCCACCTGTTCGACGTGCTCCGCGCCTTCCGCCAGGCCTGTGCCATCACCCCGGACCTGCGGCCCGTCCACCCCTTCCCGCCGGACCTCCACGTCTGGCCGCTCCAGGAAGAGCAGTCCCAGGTGGTGGAAGTGGTGGCCCTGTGGCCCTCGGGCGCCCTCAGCGCCGAGGCCCGCCTGGTCCTCAAGGGCCTGAAGCAGCGGCTCACCCAACGTCGGAAATCCGAATAG
- a CDS encoding aromatic amino acid hydroxylase has protein sequence MTPTERTLARLPAHLRRYVVGQDYASYTPRDQAVWRHILGRLRSHLSDRAHAVYLDGLEATGIGVERIPSLDEMNERLARLGWAAVAVRGFIPPAVFTELQSMGVLAIAADIRTHEHIQYTPAPDIVHESAGHAPIIANARYAEYLRRCGIVGFKSIATLEDQAVFEAIRHLSVVKEDPTSSPEAVAHAQARLEAASQSRRYVSESTQASRLYWWTAEYGLVGSLEEPRLYGAGLLSSIGEAEHCLTPAVKRVPLSLSCVTTDYDITRMQPQLFVARDFEHLFQVLEEFEATLSWKRGGDHGLNEALRARTVNHLVLSDGREISGRVEGLLPGAQPVAEGLSTALVSLAGPVLLSHGGKALGTPWQNPTLVAFGGGTLPEQGPFQLELASGLRLEGFAGGGNEVLRLRGSLNGRPLELPTVARLFLASGLPSVAGGPADPGAWDRWFGEMDSFTEGEGEAQARARKAEALSPALAALYEEVHALRASGQFRPDRLETLVRAAARYPDEWLLKAELDELRRLPPQEAYVA, from the coding sequence ATGACCCCGACGGAAAGAACCCTTGCCCGCCTGCCGGCCCACCTGCGCCGCTATGTGGTGGGACAGGACTATGCGTCGTACACGCCGAGGGACCAGGCCGTGTGGCGCCACATCCTCGGCCGGCTCCGCAGCCACCTGTCGGACCGGGCCCACGCGGTGTACCTGGATGGGCTGGAGGCCACGGGCATTGGCGTGGAGCGCATTCCCAGCCTGGATGAGATGAACGAGCGGCTGGCGCGGCTGGGCTGGGCGGCGGTGGCGGTGCGCGGCTTCATTCCCCCCGCGGTCTTCACCGAGCTGCAGTCCATGGGCGTGCTGGCCATCGCCGCCGACATCCGCACGCACGAGCACATCCAGTACACGCCCGCGCCGGACATCGTCCACGAGAGCGCGGGCCACGCGCCCATCATCGCCAACGCCCGCTATGCGGAGTACCTCCGGCGCTGCGGCATCGTCGGCTTCAAGTCCATCGCCACGCTGGAGGACCAGGCGGTGTTCGAGGCCATCCGCCACCTGAGCGTGGTGAAGGAGGACCCGACATCCTCGCCCGAGGCCGTCGCGCATGCCCAGGCCCGGCTGGAGGCCGCCTCGCAGAGCCGCCGCTACGTCAGCGAGAGCACCCAGGCCTCCCGGCTCTACTGGTGGACCGCCGAGTACGGCCTGGTGGGCAGCCTGGAAGAGCCCCGCCTGTACGGGGCCGGGCTGCTGTCGAGCATCGGGGAGGCGGAGCACTGCCTCACCCCGGCGGTGAAGCGGGTGCCGCTGAGCCTCTCGTGCGTGACGACGGACTACGACATCACCCGCATGCAGCCGCAGCTCTTCGTCGCCCGGGACTTCGAGCACCTCTTCCAGGTACTGGAGGAGTTCGAGGCCACGCTGTCGTGGAAGCGGGGCGGGGACCATGGCCTGAACGAGGCCCTGCGCGCCCGCACGGTGAACCACCTGGTGCTCTCGGATGGGCGGGAGATCAGCGGCCGTGTGGAGGGGCTGCTGCCCGGTGCACAGCCCGTGGCCGAGGGGCTCTCCACGGCCCTGGTGTCGCTCGCGGGTCCCGTCCTGCTCTCCCACGGCGGGAAGGCCCTGGGCACGCCCTGGCAGAACCCCACGCTGGTGGCCTTTGGGGGCGGCACGCTGCCCGAGCAGGGGCCCTTCCAGCTCGAGCTGGCCAGCGGCCTGCGGCTGGAGGGCTTCGCCGGGGGCGGCAACGAGGTGCTCCGGCTGCGCGGCTCGCTGAACGGCCGGCCGCTGGAGCTGCCCACGGTGGCGCGGCTGTTCCTCGCCTCGGGCCTGCCGTCGGTGGCCGGGGGCCCCGCGGATCCGGGCGCCTGGGACCGGTGGTTCGGCGAGATGGATTCCTTCACCGAGGGCGAGGGCGAGGCCCAGGCCCGCGCGCGCAAGGCCGAGGCCCTGTCCCCGGCCCTGGCCGCCCTCTACGAGGAGGTCCACGCCCTGCGCGCGTCCGGCCAGTTCCGGCCGGACCGGCTGGAGACGCTCGTCCGCGCCGCGGCCCGCTACCCGGACGAGTGGCTGCTG